The following coding sequences lie in one Vibrio sp. ED004 genomic window:
- a CDS encoding efflux RND transporter periplasmic adaptor subunit codes for MQSKLSIQAKTSKQIGVAFAALLLAGSLTGCNKVQSEETVRVVKPVKLFEIPQQTDIELDSFIAKVDATDRAALSFNVGGDIETFSVRMGQEVKKGQVLAVLDATDYRIAVDAAQAKFDLANSQYKQASELYSKKLVSTDYYDQAVNTFTAAEVELDQAKTNLGYTTLVAPFDGVVSMVFGKQYQLIAEKQPVLNILNHSEMDVTFSIPVSKLEDRSIQDLTSSNMWVVMDSHRGIRIPTRFKEISTQPDEDTNSYQAVVSIEKPEDINLLSGMTAQVEVQKNKSDYGIGIVDSAWLSKEADHGELWRYNPESQLISKVQVTLDEQGKVIDGLSSGDLIVEAGVDVLSDGQQVKAWLREGGI; via the coding sequence ATGCAATCCAAGTTGTCTATTCAAGCCAAGACGAGTAAGCAGATAGGCGTGGCGTTTGCCGCACTATTACTCGCAGGCTCTTTGACCGGATGTAATAAGGTTCAGTCAGAAGAAACCGTTCGAGTTGTTAAGCCAGTAAAGCTGTTTGAGATCCCTCAACAGACAGATATTGAGCTTGATAGTTTTATCGCAAAAGTGGATGCGACCGACCGTGCTGCGCTTTCTTTCAATGTGGGTGGAGATATTGAAACTTTCTCTGTTCGCATGGGACAAGAAGTGAAGAAAGGGCAAGTACTCGCCGTGTTAGATGCGACGGATTACCGTATTGCAGTTGATGCAGCACAAGCAAAATTTGATCTGGCGAACAGCCAATATAAGCAAGCGTCTGAATTGTACTCAAAGAAGCTTGTGAGCACGGATTACTACGACCAAGCCGTAAACACCTTTACTGCCGCTGAAGTTGAGTTGGACCAAGCAAAAACAAACCTTGGTTACACCACATTAGTTGCTCCATTCGATGGCGTGGTATCGATGGTGTTTGGTAAGCAATATCAATTGATCGCAGAAAAGCAGCCGGTACTTAACATTTTGAATCACAGCGAAATGGATGTGACTTTCTCTATTCCGGTATCAAAGCTTGAAGACCGTTCAATTCAAGATCTAACAAGCTCAAACATGTGGGTTGTGATGGATAGCCACCGCGGCATTCGTATCCCAACGCGCTTTAAAGAGATTTCAACTCAGCCAGATGAAGATACCAACAGCTATCAAGCGGTTGTGTCTATCGAAAAGCCTGAAGACATCAATCTGCTTTCTGGCATGACAGCGCAAGTGGAAGTTCAGAAAAACAAATCCGACTACGGTATCGGGATTGTTGATTCAGCTTGGTTAAGCAAAGAAGCAGACCACGGTGAACTGTGGCGCTACAACCCAGAGTCACAATTGATTTCTAAAGTACAAGTCACCCTTGATGAACAAGGCAAGGTGATTGATGGCCTTTCTTCTGGCGACCTAATCGTAGAAGCAGGTGTAGATGTGTTATCAGATGGACAGCAAGTAAAAGCTTGGTTACGTGAGGGCGGTATTTAA
- a CDS encoding TetR/AcrR family transcriptional regulator, with the protein MKMTEKKQGRRSAKDAEETRFQIMAVAADMFCDCGYDRVSLRNISEKAGVSHSLIRHHFGSKEKIWHAISDCLHDYFQSYIGKIVEELPKGIAPNISIYLFSMRLFTNMIHSRRPMQLISDSVRQEDNLVDYFIDNVGDVEKEINELAKQYNDVNPDNLINIYEVKWQMIIYANAAVCLTPFMESTWNEGDMKTSPEESLLKHWQLFNSQMVSKFRIEDEWVLNPTALEELIYEVPCVWKCNQEHH; encoded by the coding sequence ATGAAGATGACTGAAAAGAAACAAGGTAGAAGAAGCGCGAAAGACGCTGAAGAAACTCGATTTCAAATTATGGCGGTTGCAGCGGATATGTTTTGTGACTGTGGCTATGACCGTGTATCACTGCGAAACATCAGTGAAAAAGCTGGGGTATCCCATAGCCTAATCCGCCACCACTTTGGTAGTAAAGAAAAGATATGGCATGCAATAAGTGATTGTTTACATGACTATTTTCAGTCTTACATCGGTAAGATTGTTGAAGAGTTGCCAAAAGGTATTGCACCGAACATCTCTATCTATTTATTTAGTATGCGTCTTTTCACCAACATGATTCATTCACGCAGACCAATGCAGCTAATTTCAGATTCTGTTCGACAAGAAGACAACTTGGTTGATTATTTTATCGACAACGTTGGTGATGTTGAGAAAGAAATTAATGAACTAGCAAAACAATATAACGACGTTAATCCAGACAATCTGATCAATATTTACGAAGTTAAATGGCAAATGATCATTTACGCTAACGCTGCGGTCTGTTTAACCCCGTTCATGGAAAGCACATGGAACGAAGGTGACATGAAAACTTCACCTGAAGAATCCCTACTCAAGCATTGGCAACTCTTCAACTCACAAATGGTTAGTAAGTTTCGAATCGAGGATGAGTGGGTACTTAATCCAACTGCACTAGAAGAGCTGATTTACGAAGTACCTTGTGTGTGGAAGTGCAATCAAGAACATCATTAA
- a CDS encoding efflux RND transporter periplasmic adaptor subunit — protein sequence MNLSKLSVVVASALLLQACNNETDHREQPSLLVSTFEVGAPLTDQFRSFNGQVMPAELTPLAFKLAGEIQQVLVEAGDKVEKGQLLATLDNATYKQDLTDAQSQFELASKQLSRGTEMFGSKMLSQSEHDQLTANYKLASANLAAAQRKLSYTELLVPFSGTVSTVDKQRFENTTPGETLLSLYQNDKVYVRIQVSDSILASISPDMRSSSYRPEATFGGHSGEYPLTYLEHTSELHPQSRTYEFWMQMQQPESEILPGTSVTVNVDMAKAGLSDVQGYQLPMTTLQAGAETNQFYVWKMEDGQAFKSEVEVDKISGQGALIAHGVEQGELLVNSNLRKLRDGIQLSGKAE from the coding sequence ATGAACCTTTCCAAATTATCAGTTGTGGTTGCATCTGCGTTATTACTTCAAGCTTGTAATAACGAAACAGACCACCGTGAACAGCCTTCACTTTTGGTTTCAACCTTTGAAGTTGGCGCACCACTTACTGATCAATTCAGAAGTTTTAACGGACAGGTGATGCCTGCAGAACTGACACCGTTGGCATTTAAGCTTGCTGGTGAAATTCAGCAAGTATTGGTTGAAGCGGGTGACAAGGTCGAAAAAGGTCAGCTACTGGCGACCCTAGACAACGCGACATACAAACAAGATCTAACAGACGCTCAATCTCAGTTTGAATTGGCGAGCAAGCAATTGTCTCGTGGTACTGAGATGTTTGGTAGCAAGATGTTGTCGCAATCGGAACACGACCAACTAACCGCTAACTACAAATTGGCATCGGCTAATTTGGCTGCAGCACAACGCAAGCTGAGCTACACAGAGTTGCTAGTACCATTTTCAGGCACGGTTTCAACGGTTGATAAGCAGCGCTTTGAAAACACGACACCGGGCGAAACGCTTCTTAGCTTGTATCAGAACGATAAGGTCTACGTACGAATCCAAGTGTCCGATTCGATCTTAGCGTCGATCAGCCCTGACATGCGTTCAAGTAGCTACCGTCCTGAAGCGACCTTTGGTGGTCACTCTGGAGAATATCCGCTTACGTACCTAGAGCACACCAGTGAACTGCACCCACAATCACGTACATACGAGTTTTGGATGCAGATGCAACAACCTGAAAGTGAAATTCTGCCGGGTACGAGCGTTACAGTAAATGTCGACATGGCAAAAGCAGGCCTAAGTGATGTTCAAGGCTACCAGTTGCCGATGACGACACTACAAGCAGGCGCTGAAACGAACCAATTTTACGTGTGGAAAATGGAAGACGGCCAAGCATTTAAAAGCGAAGTGGAAGTCGACAAGATCAGCGGCCAAGGCGCACTTATCGCTCATGGTGTTGAGCAAGGTGAGCTACTCGTAAATTCGAATCTAAGAAAACTCCGTGACGGAATCCAATTGTCAGGAAAAGCAGAATGA